The window CGGGTCATGGGGTTTGCGAGTCATGCAGGCTCCTCTGGTGTCGGTGCAGGCAGCGCATCGTGTTGGCTTCCGTGCCTGGCCAGGGACCCTCAAGGGTTATACCGGCGAAAGGGGGAGGGGGTACTGACCGAGGCGCGATCAATGGTGGCTGGAGACCGATCCTTGGTGGTGAATCTGGAGGAAATAGGCCAGGATACGGAGGTGGTTATGGATGGGAACTGTGGCAATTTTGGGCAGGCGACGAGGGAGATATTGAACGCCCGGGGTGCAGCACGGCGGCAAGAAAAGGAGGTCCAGGCAGGGGAGACTGCGACTGTGAATACTCGGGCTGGGTCGTCGGCGGGACTGGACCTGGCGAGCAGGAAGGGGAGGCCTGAGATAGCAAACCGCACAACAGATGGGGCCGTACAGGAGGTGACTAATGGCGGGGAACCATTGAGGGCGATGGCAGGGTTTGACCCAGAGCCAGGGGGAATTCTTCGGGGGTTGATGGACGCAGGAAAATGCAGGAAGAGCAGAAGAAGGAAGATGAAGCAACCTGGGCACTGGCAGTGGAATCGGGTGTGGTTTTGTATGATGACGAGGCAGACATTATGAAAATTTTGCAAGCACAGAATGAAGAAATAGCGGCAAAAAGAAAGCTGGCGAAGCAAAAGGAAAAGGCGAGAAGGAGTAGGCCAAAGGATAAAAATAAGGTGagtaaaaatttgtttaaatgaTTGTGAGCTGTTAGAATATTAGGGGATTGAGGGGAGATGAAAAAATAAGCATGgtgaaaaatttgaagaaaaagttTAACTTGAACATGTTAAGCTTGATCGAAACAAAAAGAGAGGTGCTTACTAAATATGATATTACAAGAATTTGGGGACATAGTACTGTTAGTTGGGAGGTTGTGGAGGCTGCAGGGACGGCTGGGGGTCTATTATTGATGTGGGATGATGTAGTGTTTAAAGTGCGTAACTGTTATAAAAGTGATCGGTGGTTGTGCGTTGAAGGAGTGCTAACAAAGACCAACTTTCTTTGTGCGTTTTGTTTGGTGTACGGGGCGCATGGGAGGGAGGAGAAGAGGGAGGTATGGGAAGAACTGAGCTACGTGGTGGGTTTGTGTCAGGTTTCGTTCTGTTTTTTCGGggattttaatgaaattttgcATGTTGAGGATCGCAAAGGGTTGACTAGCTTGCCAGCTTCGTCGGAGGAGTTTAGGTGTTGGGTGCATGACATGCAGATGATGGATTTAGCTCTTACTGATAGAAAGTACACTTGGTTCAGGGGTCGATCGTGCAGTCGAATTGATAGGGTTCTGGTCAATCTTGAATGGAATAAGAAGTTTCTAGATATTAGAATAAAAGGTGGCCCGCGGGGATTGTCGGACCACTGCCGTTAATTATGGAAGGTACAAAGGTAGGCAGGGGACCTAGGCCGTTCAGAAGTCTGGACTCATGGTTTACACATGAGGGATTTTTGAGGTTGGTGAAAAatgaatggagaaacttgggagaTGCTCAGTTCACATGTAAACTGAAGGCTTTAACAGTACCACTGAGGCAATGGCACAAGGATAATTTTAGTGACATGGATAAAAGACTGCTGAGGTTTGAGGAGGAGATCACGAAGCTTGACAATCTAGTTAGCGACGGGATCTATGATGGTACAACGGAGGCTAGAAGGAAAGCACTGGTGAGATGTTGTGAAAAATGGTACATTTGGAAGGAAATTCACTGGAAACAGTTGTCTAGGTCCCAGCATGCTGCCAACATGGATAAGAAAACCAGATACTTTCATAACATTGCCTCGGCCAGAAGAAGGAATAATAGGATCGATGCTTTGATGATTCATGGACGACTTGTGCGAAATCAGGCAAGAATAAAAGGGGCAATTAGGGGGTTCTATAAGGATCTGTATCGACAAGAATATGCCCCAAGAATTGGTATTAGGGATGGTTTGGTGAACCAGATTTGGAACGCTGAGGAAGAAGCTTTAGAAGTTTTACCGTCTGCGGAGGAAATCAAGGAGGCAGTGTGGGATTGCGACTCTTCTAAGGCACCAGGGAGTGATGGTTACAATATGAACTTCATCAAGAAGTGCTAGGAGGATATCGGGCAGGAATTCATTACAGCGGTTCTGGGGTTCTTCCAAAGTGCTAAGCTGCCACCGGATGTGAATGTTACGTGGGTGACACTAGCCCCAAAGTTTGAAGGTGCAAAGGAGGTGAAGGACTTTCGGCCGATTAGTATGGTGGGGGTGTGTATATAAAGTGGTTTCGAAGGTGCTGGTAAGAAGAATGAGAGCCGTTATGCCGGGGTTGGTAGGAGAGACCCATACCGCGTTTGTTAAGGGCAGGAAAATTCATGATGGGGCGCTCATTGCCTGTGAGATGGTTCATTGGCTGAAGACGCGGAAAAAGACAGCGGCTATTATCAAACTGGATTTTCAAAAAGCTTATGATAGAGTAAGGTGGAGTTTTGTTGATATTGTACTACAGAAGATGGGTTTTTGCCAACGGTGGAGGAATTGGATAAAGGAGTGTGTGAGTACGGCTACGATGTCAGTCCTGGTAAACGGGTCACCATCCAAACCGTTCAAGATGGAGAGGGGACTAAGACAAGGGGACCCCCTTTTTGCACTACTGTTTGTGCTAGTGGTTGATGTTTTGCATAGGATGTTGGGGGAAGCGGTGAGGAACGAGCGCATTGCCCCGCTGCTGGTCGGGGGTGATCATATTGAATTGTCACACCTACAATTTGCAGATGATACCATTCTGTTTTGCCCTCCAGAGACTGAGACGATTGTAAAATTATAAGAGGCTATTGCGATGTTTTGAGTTAATGTCAGGGCTGAGCATCAATTTTGATAAATCGAATCTGATCTCGGTAAACTGTGAGCAAGGATGGGTTCATCAGGCGTGTGGCGTACTGGGGTACCAGCAAGCTGTTTTACCTGTTAGATACCTCGGGATTTCTTTAGGAGCAAATCCCCGTCTGGTGAAGACTTGAAAACCAATCATAAAGAAGGTGGAACAGAAGCTAAGCTTATGGAAAGCAAAGGTCCTAAATAAATCAGGTAAGCTTGTCCTCATCAAATCGGTACTGAATAGCCTACCCATATATTACCTGAGTTTGTACAAGATGCCCAAGGCGGTGGCTGACAAGCTGATTGCGTTACAAAGGAGCTTTATGTGGTGCAAGGAGGATAGTAACTGTGGTATACCTTTGGTCAAGTGGGAGATGGTCCAGACTCCGAAAAAGGCTGGAGGCTTGGGGGTTGGGGATGCAGTGCTTCGAAACACAGCActcttgtttaagtggtggtgatGGTTTTCAAAGGAGGAGTGCCCACTGTGGAAGAAGATTGTTTGTTCGTGCAACAAGTTGAACCCGAATGTAATGTTAGCAAATCAGCCTCTACCGATAAAAGGAGGACCCTGGAAAGACATATGTTAGTTGAATATGAAGGACCAGCGGGTTCGGGAAAAAATGGTTAGTGGCCTGGCGATGGAAGTTGGCAATGGAAGGAAAACCCGATTTTGGGAGGATAACTGGGTTCAAGGTGGTCCTCTAAAAGGGAGCTTTCCAAGactcttctctatttcaagccAACAAAGATCATTCATTGGGGATTGCGGGTTTTGGGATGGCCTAAAGTGGATATGGAATTTTCAATGGAAGAGGGAGTTGTTCCAATGGGAGCTGGAACTTGTCCATCAACTTCATGAGAGGTTAAGGCCAGTGAAGTTGTCATCTGGGAGTGAGGACAATGTCGTATGGAAGTTTGATAACAAAGGCGTTTTTTTCTACTAAATCCTTTTTGCAGATCCTTCAATCGGAGACACTGTCGGAGGAGATCACGAGCTATAGCTTCACAAGTTCACTGTGGAAAGGTTTGGTACCTCTGAGAATTGAGCTTTTTGGATGGTTTGTGCTAGTTGGTAGAGTTAATACTAAGGAGAGATTGGCTAGATTAGGAGTTGCTATTCATAGTGATAATATTTGTGTATTGTGTACCAAGGAGATTGAATCTGTTGAGCATTTATTTCTTCTATGCGAGTTcacatggcaggtgtggtgcacTTGGTTAAGATCTTTTGGTCGAGCATGGGTAGTTCCTGGAACCATGAAAGACCTGTTTGTGAGTTGGATTGGTATGCACACCAGAAAACATGAGCAGAAGTCGTGGTTGGTCGCGTTCTTTGCAGTGATCTGGAACATCTGGTTGGAACGTAATGCAagaattttcaataataaaagaGCAGGTGTTGAGATTATTCAATCAAAGGCGTTGTTGAGCTATAACGAGTGAAATGAACGTCATCCTATTGGtggttgatggcaatgccggagatgcCATGGGATTGAATTCTATTGTATGAAGCTATGTTATGTGTGTCTGTTTTGCTCCACTTTAATGTATTGAACTtgttatatttcaaaaaaaaaaaaaatcatcatagtTCTCAGAATCATAGTTCAACTAAGTTAATTGAAAACTAATCACCATATTGACCCGGTTTAAGATAAAAGTTTATTATTAGTAAATTGGTCAAATTGAAAAAAACCAttcaaaaattgataaattagttGAACTGGATCAATTTTTTGTgattaataacaaattaaaataataaaacacaaaaaatatcttttaaaaaaattatatatttatacgtaaatattttattttattatatctgttttaattttgattgaattttggttaaatattttaatttttaaaattttaattgtattgGTAGAATGATAAATTTGGGTCGTTTTTTATTATTTGGTTACAATAAAagaatttctattttttaattagtaaaagtatatttttaattttttttaatacgaAAAACTAAAGTACTAAACTGTAACCAAACTCCAAACCTAAGAATAAGAATGGCAgtaagccaaaaaaaaaaaaaaaaaagaatggcaGTAATAATAATGTAATATGCTACTcagaattaaattgaaatcagTTCAGTcgagaattcaattcaattttcatCTCCAAAAATTAGTAATCAAAGGCGGAAAACCCATAATCCCAAGAAATAAAAACATTTCTCGGTGTCTTGTTTTTCTTCTCAGTTGAGTGGACTTGGCAATCCCTTGCAATGCAAACACCCGATGACATTCGCAACCTCCCCATCGACATCACTTTTTCTCGTCTCGGAGGTCAAACACTTACTtctattcttattcttcttcttcaatttcactAATTATGTTCCTTGTTTATATATATTGTTCCATTTCtgcttttgaatttatttatttattttgtaacggTTGAAGAATGGTTGGTCGATCGCAAGAGGGTACCCGCAGATTGGCGGAAGCGTGTGGCCGCCATCCGGGCTCGAATTTCCAAGGAATTCTCATCCCTTCCAAAGGATTCTGATCCCTATTTTCAAACCCTAGACCCTGAAGGTTT is drawn from Arachis hypogaea cultivar Tifrunner chromosome 12, arahy.Tifrunner.gnm2.J5K5, whole genome shotgun sequence and contains these coding sequences:
- the LOC140176783 gene encoding uncharacterized protein produces the protein MVKNLKKKFNLNMLSLIETKREVLTKYDITRIWGHSTVSWEVVEAAGTAGGLLLMWDDVVFKVRNCYKSDRWLCVEGVLTKTNFLCAFCLVYGAHGREEKREVWEELSYVVGLCQVSFCFFGDFNEILHVEDRKGLTSLPASSEEFRCWVHDMQMMDLALTDRKYTWFRGRSCSRIDRVLVNLEWNKKFLDIRIKGGPRGLSDHCR
- the LOC112730217 gene encoding uncharacterized protein encodes the protein MEGTKVGRGPRPFRSLDSWFTHEGFLRLVKNEWRNLGDAQFTCKLKALTVPLRQWHKDNFSDMDKRLLRFEEEITKLDNLVSDGIYDGTTEARRKALVRCCEKWYIWKEIHWKQLSRSQHAANMDKKTRYFHNIASARRRNNRIDALMIHGRLVRNQARIKGAIRGFYKDLYRQEYAPRIGIRDGLVNQIWNAEEEALEVLPSAEEIKEAVWDCDSSKAPGSDGYNMNFIKKC